One genomic window of Fusarium keratoplasticum isolate Fu6.1 chromosome 3, whole genome shotgun sequence includes the following:
- a CDS encoding Autophagy-related protein 13, with protein MHQQPRVPARVSSPGAKPQTNLPRSNTAREAALGSRPRAGSSFSSRDAPRSPTLETPPPVGLPADSIKKLDQIIQNFYAKTATLVLDSRIKVKPARGANGARKPNKWFQIETDEIDDFRDDLKIWKTCGSFENHPPAMVIEVYLDTSRLKESQSLVIVDENGKRWDVMEQLNSSGSSTDSSSGASRRSSEVIIERWKVELKHAGMPPTDFGLILPTVYKKAIVFFRSLFTATRLLPAWKFASQGPAKSSHPALTPRCRVRMSDSERPRYDQLRFSIDGRPDNVTEYMFGDLEIPVGRLSTVVTYRNDCNFRVDDSEALLSSRFMGVDENFFRPSLPQQTDRPRVPMAEVGSLRDNRARPNLSDMQQVYGSLSTFHGNVPLGTSPISALRAVRAPGSDTSSPPGSLPVHNEVDVPNSLPTRQGSTRVPARTETPHSRRPSVSFQPFKAGSLSGSPVPRQIEPEPASPQSLTRPGMIPSLRQPGNRTSLTAGMPASLRGGPPQSVDNAVTGSPRPASTSRYSSSFTHRRGRLSFGGASRAGDDEQGSSGRQSLASSVVQPGSGLLAEVAGTSSESLQNEDDNISEFLKALDSKKTLKSFEPSKKGESATNRTVAQLSRFHMMKDSNNALTESMTSSVQMHRSSSSSSRQLTSVPGMVAPASMSASSSPGKPLSPHTPHTPAIPSRLSENSIIDYNNQGRIAAQQRQAPDSALPGPIRENTVTQDGTGAIDIPLSPRLGTYQRRASSVALQNRALADEDETDLAFAHRSISLGADDREVPSLSILRGRQAQLEEESTARESSRLQPAAEIESTDPPEMMQQGLSEDNPPEGLIPAVTSSSPFGRRRYMGMPSHRQTPPQSSRGSFTGSINRPGRGDDDSVGEEPLVFDLSEMDAQGRRSIEEGRSSAQDAPGIGSDRAGYESRSASRRGW; from the exons ATGCATCAACAACCCCGAGTCCCGGCACGGGTCTCGAGCCCCGGCGCGAAGCCCCAGACGAATCTCCCCCGATCAAATACTGCCCGAGAAGCCGCGTTGGGCTCCCGGCCTCGCGCTGGGTCATCTTTCTCGAGTAGAGATGCTCCGAGATCACCGACTCTTGAGACCCCACCGCCTGTGGGACTTCCCGCCGATTCtatcaagaagctcgatcAGATAATACAG AATTTCTATGCCAAGACAGCAACATTAGTCCTCGATTCCCgtatcaaggtcaagcctgCACGAGGAGCCAACGGCGCACGGAAACCTAACAAATGG TTCCAAATCGAGACggatgagattgacgacTTTAGAGATGATCTCAAGATCTGGAAGACCTGTGGCAGTTTCGAGAACCACCCACCTGCGATGGTTATCGAGGTTTATCTGGACACATCTCGCTTAAAAGAAAGTCAAAGTCTCGTCATTGTTGACGAGAATGGCAAAAGATGGGACGTGATGGAGCAGCTCAACTCCTCAGGGTCATCAACTGACAGCTCCTCTGGCGCATCCCGGAGGAGTTCTGAGGTCATCATTGAGAGATGGAAAGTTGAGCTCAAGCACGCGGGCATGCCGCCCACCGACTTTGGCCTCATCTTGCCCACCGTTTACAAAAAggccatcgtcttcttccgcTCGCTCTTCACCGCCACCCGCCTGCTTCCAGCATGGAAGTTTGCTAGCCAGGGACCAGCTAAGAGCTCCCATCCAGCACTTACCCCTCGATGCAGAGTACGCATGTCCGACTCAGAGCGTCCACGATATGATCAACTACGGTTTTCCATCGATGGGAGACCAGATAACGTAACAGAGTACATGTTTGGTGATTTGGAGATTCCCGTGGGACGACTGAGCACTGTTGTTACGTATCGTAACGACTGCAACTTCCGGGTCGATGACTCTGAGGCCCTATTGAGCTCTCGTTTCATGGGCGTAGACGAAAACTTCTTCCGACCTTCACTTCCTCAGCAGACTGATAGGCCGCGTGTGCCGATGGCCGAGGTCGGATCATTACGAGATAACCGTGCACGCCCGAATCTGAGTGATATGCAACAGGTTTATGGAAGCCTTTCGACATTCCATGGAAACGTTCCTTTGGGTACCAGCCCCATCTCAGCGCTGAGGGCGGTACGGGCCCCTGGATCTGACACCAGCTCACCTCCTGGTTCTCTACCAGTACACAATGAGGTGGATGTGCCAAACTCGTTACCAACTCGGCAGGGCTCGACACGAGTGCCGGCACGAACGGAAACTCCTCATAGTCGCAGACCATCAGTGTCATTTCAGCCGTTCAAGGCTGGCTCATTGTCGGGATCACCCGTTCCCCGCCAGATCGAGCCCGAGCCAGCCTCTCCCCAGTCCCTGACACGTCCGGGGATGATCCCGTCTCTTCGGCAACCAGGCAACCGCACGTCCCTCACGGCCGGTATGCCGGCATCTCTACGGGGTGGGCCCCCTCAGTCTGTCGACAACGCCGTCACCGGGTCTCCTCGGCCGGCCTCGACAAGCCGATACAGCAGCAGCTTTACCCACCGCCGTGGACGCCTGTCGTTTGGAGGTGCCAGCAGGGCGGGCGATGATGAGCAGGGCAGCAGTGGAAGACAGAGTCTGGCTTCATCAGTGGTCCAGCCAGGCTCGGGACTTCTTGCTGAAGTCGCCGGCACCAGCTCCGAGTCGCTTCAGAACGAGGATGATAACATCtccgagttcctcaaggcaCTCGACAGCAAGAAGACATTAAAGAGCTTTGAGCCTTCGAAAAAGGGAGAATCGGCCACAAACAGGACGGTGGCACAGCTTTCCCGGTTTCATATGATGAAGGACTCCAACAACGCTCTTACTGAGTCGATGACATCGTCGGTGCAGATGCATCgatcatcaagctcctccagccgGCAGCTGACAAGTGTGCCGGGGATGGTAGCACCAGCGTCCATGTCTGCGTCATCATCTCCTGGAAAGCCCCTATCGCCACATACTCCTCACACACCAGCGATTCCATCTCGACTAAGCGAGAATTCAATCATTGACTACAACAACCAAGGCCGGATCGCTGCACAGCAGAGACAGGCGCCAGATAGTGCCCTGCCCGGGCCCATTAGGGAGAACACGGTCACTCAAGATGGTACTGGAGCCATCGATATACCCCTCTCACCACGACTGGGGACCTACCAGCGTCGCGCGAGCTCTGTCGCATTGCAGAACCGCGCGTtggctgatgaagatgaaaCGGACCTGGCATTTGCGCATCGCAGCATCAGCTTGGGGGCGGATGACAGAGAGGTGCCCAGCCTGAGCATCTTGCGGGGCCGGCAGGcgcagctggaggaggagtcaACGGCAAGGGAGTCGAGCAGACTCCAGCCAGCTGCCGAGATCGAGAGTACTGACCCACCAGAAATGATGCAACAAGGACTCTCGGAAGACAACCCTCCTGAAGGGCTCATCCCAGCGGTGACATCCAGCTCTCCCTTTGGACGACGCCGATATATGGGAATGCCTTCACACAGGCAGACGCCACCGCAGTCTTCGCGTGGAAGCTTCACTGGATCCATCAACCGACCGGGAcgtggagatgatgactcGGTCGGCGAAGAGCCATTGGTCTTTGACCTCTCAGAGATGGATGCCCAAGGCCGACGGAGCATTGAAGAAGGACGGAGTAGTGCCCAGGACGCGCCAGGCATCGGCTCTGACCGAGCGGGATACGAAAGCCGCAGCGCCTCTCGACGAGGGTGGTAA
- a CDS encoding BTB domain-containing protein, producing the protein MSHLLWKYYWEDDVDRFRRLLAPTSYNTQAVSRSPAIGGSGSFFGGSYGGPGTSPRSATKQRRASGHPQTPARSKDANTNLGRAEINSRDHAGLTVLLRAASSTEPNAYEFVRALIEHPAIDLYAQDPESGWNALHRSLYAGNVSIARLLLEKERVDLTNHNLSAVNKVGLLIKTKDHEGNSPFDVYNSTIAARSLNDTDDGSSSDSDADSVDSTGDGAHQTLKVPHTFQSSIDGDELFVFGSNKNVSLGVGDEDDRQYPERIHLSRPDLLVHRFHHSHLESLDMDAPVSLDLDQIPTLVRNRPLIIQDVTMSKLHSAILTTDPVSNLYICGVGRGGRLGLGHENTQFRFVPVEGPFIDKKVHQVALGQNHSMAVAGNGELWTWGLNSCSQLGYALPPPMKADEEPMSLTPRQVFGSLKKEIVLGVAASANHSVAHTGSSLFTWGRNVGQLALMDADSRSLDVQPTPRKVAASLLAAPIDMVSAIDKATICLLSNHTVWVFSHYGYNLVKFPFPDVFTNHTLMNSSYSNRYDPGRREISSIASGGETIAAVTARGDLFTLHLNHKGDPSQSAASTTNPVKIKNALTQPQCIWDSRKDGVASVGVGEHGSVIICTESGAVWNRVKRTKGKMTGFAESGAKRKDFKFQRVPYITNCVAVRSSIFGAFAAIRKDSKVMAQEIKISEKSLRDEISSLLCLNSFRAPDLGETTTGHEAFEKAIVRERPGSVPYEILRSSNIVQHLLNWLSMNSFQFDDMNMAVCSSDAPEVRIPVHSWVLAGRSSVLRHGLSELRSRGSSFSTDSFSLEIDEHKALLTLFGVDIYTVLNIVVHAYQDSFVPVWRYTRESPADAPRFRRVRTELMKMATNLALPKLEAAVRLQTGVDESLDTDFKQAIYDPSFFDDGDIILELDGEDVTAHSQLLCQRCPFFEGLFNGRSQGQWLAGRRDGMGEADKIMVDLKHIDPDIFHYVMSFIYADIGQELFDEVSVANLDELSELVLGVMSAANELMLDRLSQVCQSLIGKFVTTRNISNLLNEISPCSVTEFKDTGLEYICLQLESMLENHLLDDLDEDLLFELDEVVRDNQLARLPFARSGRATLLLHEKYPELAADIDEERHIRIKEMAFKAMQREDEKKLSSSFKARIGSLDDGSPLQTPDTRRKSRSARNEPFSPNLRPKQSQAELIFDMDDEDDPTLTNTRSPMNEPSSLRLPIDTEDMPQLPKAWREAKGKEPLDVAQSPTPNAFSLSPMLQPSELEVTKTSSSAMSKPGAPWASSTLATSKLDLKDIMSEASTSALTAGLQAQKTKDATANKPQTKISQKERKRQLQAQAAAEAAARDETANRVPWEPVPPGGKPAPWKTASPGPKTSLKEAMTADAKISGVPSVKAKPLVASETKPKSATRRTASPDTRFPGQGRTNSSPAIVAGPSAAQASKPLVPHSKSYITPAPKAEPTLGFTLADIIGQQEREQEAVKEAVAKRSLQEIQQEQAFQEWWDQESRRTQEEEARRKQKETRDKESKGARRGRRGRGGKAKNAGEAATDGGQGGGGGAGANANSRPSVSGRGGSGRGRGGKGRGNKSQAT; encoded by the exons ATGAGTCACTTACTGTGGAAATACTACTgggaagatgatgtcgacaGGTTTCGGCGTCTGCTGGCCCCAACCAGCTACAACACGCAGGCTGTGTCAAGGAGCCCAGCCATAGGGGGGTCCGGCAGCTTCTTTGGAGGAAGTTATGGCGGCCCAGGCACCTCTCCACGATCAGCTACCAAGCAGCGCCGGGCATCCGGACACCCGCAGACTCCAGCCAGGTCCAAGGACGCCAACACGAACCTCGGACGAGCCGAAATCAACAGCCGCGACCATGCCGGCCTGACTGTCTTGCTGCGCGCCGCCTCCTCGACCGAACCGAATGCCTACGAGTTCGTCCGCGCCCTTATCGAACATCCTGCCATCGACCTCTACGCCCAAGACCCCGAGAGCGGCTGGAATGCCCTCCACCGATCCTTGTATGCTGGAAATGTTTCGATTGCGCGCTTGCTGTTGGAGAAGGAACGGGTCGATTTGACGAACCACAACCTGAGCGCCGTCAACAAGGTTGGTCTTttgatcaagaccaaggaccaTGAGGGAAACAGTCCTTTCGATGTCTACAACTCGACGATTGCCGCGAGATCGCTGAACGACACGGACGATGGAAGCAGCTCGGATAGTGACGCTGATAGCGTGGATAGTACAGGCGATGGGGCACATCA AACGCTCAAGGTTCCCCATACCTTTCAGTCTTCCATTGACGGCGACGAGCTCTTTGTGTTTGGCAGCAACAAGAATGTGTCCCTAGGAgttggcgacgaggatgatcGACAGTATCCCGAGCGCATCCACCTCTCCCGTCCAGACCTCCTTGTGCATCGGTTTCACCACTCGCACCTTGAAAGTCTGGATATGGACGCCCCTGTCTCACTGGATCTTGACCAAATCCCAACCTTGGTCCGCAATCGCCCTTTAATTATTCAAGATGTGACAATGTCAAAGCTTCACAGCGCCATCTTAACGACCGACCCAGTTTCAAATCTCTACATATGTGGAGTTGGACGCGGAGGAAGACTCGGTCTTGGTCATGAGAATACCCAGTTCAGGTTTGTGCCTGTGGAGGGCCCCTTTATAGACAAAAAGGTCCATCAAGTTGCCCTCGGACAGAACCATTCCATGGCAGTCGCAGGAAATGGAGAACTCTGGACTTGGGGGTTGAACTCTTGCTCACAGCTCGGATATGCGCTGCCACCACCAATGAAGGCAGATGAAGAACCAATGAGCCTCACACCGCGCCAGGTTTTTGGTTCCCTCAAAAAGGAGATCGTTCTTGGTGTGGCTGCATCAGCGAACCACTCGGTTGCCCATACAGGATCCTCTCTATTCACCTGGGGGCGAAATGTAGGGCAGCTTGCTCTCATGGACGCCGACTCGAGGTCACTCGACGTGCAACCTACCCCCAGAAAGGTTGCCGCCTCCCTCCTGGCAGCCCCGATTGATATGGTCTCGGCCATCGACAAAGCTACCATTTGTCTCCTCTCCAACCACACGGTCTGGGTTTTCAGTCACTATGGCTATAACCTGGTCAAATTTCCATTCCCCGATGTTTTCACAAATCACACTTTGATGAATTCTTCCTATTCAAATCGGTACGACCCGGGCCGAAGAGAAATCAGTTCCATTGCCTCAGGAGGCGAGACAATCGCTGCGGTGACGGCACGCGGAGATCTCTTCACGCTACATCTCAACCACAAGGGGGACCCCAGCCAATCTGCCGCGTCCACCACCAACCcggtcaagatcaagaacgCCCTGACTCAACCCCAATGCATCTGGGATTCACGCAAGGACGGGGTCGCCTCTGTGGGAGTCGGCGAGCATGGTTCAGTCATCATCTGTACCGAATCAGGGGCTGTCTGGAACCGAGTCAAGCGTACCAAAGGCAAAATGACTGGATTCGCAGAGTCGGGAGCAAAGCGCAAGGACTTCAAATTCCAGCGAGTTCCCTACATCACCAACTGCGTGGCCGTTCGAAGCTCCATCTTTGGCGCGTTTGCTGCCATCAGAAAAGACAGCAAAGTGATGGCTCAAGAGATCAAGATCTCGGAAAAGTCACTGCGCGACGAAATCagctctcttctctgcctcaACAGTTTCCGGGCCCCGGACCTAGGCGAGACCACGACTGGTCATGAAGCCTTCGAGAAGGCCATCGTCCGCGAGAGGCCTGGCTCGGTTCCTTATGAAATCCTTCGGTCATCCAACATCGTGCAGCATCTGCTGAACTGGCTTTCAATGAATTCGTTCCAGTTTGACGATATGAACATGGCGGTTTGCTCGTCTGATGCACCCGAAGTGAGGATACCAGTTCATAGCTGGGTTCTTGCTGGGAGAAGTTCAGTCCTGCGGCATGGTTTATCAGAGTTGCGCAGCCGTGGTTCATCGTTTAGCACAGATTCCTTCAGCCTCGAAATCGACGAGCACAAGGCCTTGCTGACGCTGTTTGGGGTTGATATCTACACAGTTCTCAACATCGTTGTCCACGCTTATCAAGACAGTTTCGTGCCTGTATGGAGGTACACACGCGAATCACCAGCGGATGCTCCCCGCTTCCGGCGTGTCAGGACTgagctgatgaagatggcgacgaaTCTCGCCTTGCCCAAGTTAGAGGCAGCAGTTCGCTTGCAGACAGGGGTGGACGAGTCTCTCGATACCGACTTCAAGCAGGCGATTTATGACCCTAgcttctttgatgatggtgacattATCCTTGAActggatggagaagatgtcACAGCCCATAGCCAGCTACTATGCCAGCGATGCCCGTTCTTCGAGGGTTTGTTTAATGGCCGTTCTCAAGGTCAGTGGCTCGCTGGACGTCGGGACGGCATGGGCGAAGCGGACAAGATCATGGTTGATCTCAAGCACATCGATCCTGACATCTTTCACTACGTCATGTCATTCATCTATGCCGACATCGGGCAAGAGCTCTTTGACGAAGTATCGGTGGCCAACCTCGATGAGTTGTCAGAGCTTGTCCTGGGCGTCATGAGCGCTGCAAACGAGCTGATGCTTGACCGGCTCTCTCAAGTTTGCCAAAGTCTCATTGGAAAGTTCGTCACCACACGGAACATCTCAAACCTGCTCAACGAGATCAGCCCGTGCTCTGTTACAGAGTTCAAGGACACTGGGCTTGAGTACATCTGTCTCCAGCTCGAATCGATGCTTGAAAACCACCTCCTGGATGACTTGGATGAAGACCTTCTTTTTGAGCTCGATGAAGTAGTCCGTGATAACCAGCTTGCGCGACTTCCGTTTGCACGGAGCGGAAGGGCAACCTTGCTACTTCATGAGAAGTATCCAGAGCTGGCTGCCGACATTGACGAAGAGCGACATATCAGAATCAAAGAGATGGCATTCAAGGCCATGCAGAGGGAGGATGAAAAGAAGCTTTCATCATCTTTCAAGGCACGGATTGGGAGCCTGGATGATGGTAGTCCCTTACAGACACCAGACACCCGGCGCAAGTCAAGAAGTGCACGCAACGAACCGTTCAGTCCTAACCTGCGACCCAAACAGTCACAGGCTGAACTGATCTTTGATatggacgacgaggatgaccCGACGCTCACCAACACGCGGTCACCCATGAATGAGCCGTCCAGTCTCCGTCTCCCCATCGACACTGAAGACATGCCACAGCTACCCAAGGCTTGGAGGgaagccaagggcaaggaacCTTTGGATGTTGCCCAGAGTCCAACGCCCAACGCCTTCTCTTTGTCGCCCATGCTGCAGCCATCAGAGCTAGAGGTTACGAAAACTTCATCAAGTGCCATGTCAAAACCCGGCGCACCCTGGGCATCTTCTACGCTGGCCACGTCAAAGCTCGACTTGAAAGACATCATGTCAGAGGCATCTACATCTGCGCTGACCGCCGGACTCCAGGCGCAAAAGACAAAGGACGCAACTGCCAATAAGCCCCAGACGAAGATATCACAAAAGGAGCGGAAAAGACAGCTTCAAGCGCAGGCGGCGGCTGAAGCGGCCGCCAGAGATGAAACGGCCAACCGAGTGCCATGGGAACCAGTGCCGCCAGGTGGAAAGCCTGCGCCTTGGAAGACAGCTAGCCCAGGGCCCAAGACATCGTTGAAAGAGGCAATGACGGCAGATGCCAAGATATCCGGAGTACCGTCTGTCAAGGCTAAGCCGCTGGTAGCTTCCGAGACCAAGCCAAAGTCTGCGACACGTCGCACCGCGTCACCCGACACAAGGTTTCCGGGGCAGGGTCGAACAAACAGCTCCCCCGCAATCGTCGCAGGACCCTCAgcagcccaggccagcaaaCCGTTGGTGCCACACTCCAAGTCGTACATAACACCAGCACCCAAGGCCGAGCCGACTCTCGGGTTCACCCTGGCGGATATTATTGGTCAGCAAGAACGCGAGCAGGAAGCTGTAAAGGAAGCCGTTGCGAAGCGGTCACTCCAAGAGATCCAACAAGAACAGGCGTTCCAAGAGTGGTGGGACCAGGAGAGCCGGCGGAcacaggaggaggaggccagaCGGAAGCAGAAGGAGACCAGAGATAAGGAGAGCAAGGGGGCGCgacgaggtcggcgaggCAGAGGGGGGAAGGCCAAGAATGCCGGTGAAGCGGCAACAGATGGTGGgcaaggcggcggcggaggagccGGTGCCAACGCCAATAGCCGGCCATCGGTCAGTGGTCGAGGCGGAAgtggtcgaggaagaggggggAAGGGACGAGGTAATAAATCACAGGCCACGTGA
- a CDS encoding Class E vacuolar protein-sorting machinery protein HSE1, producing the protein MFRASAAGPYDDVVIKATDESFTSEDWGAIIEVCDKVSGDQNGPKEAVQSIIRRIAHRNANVQLYTLELAHALAQNCGKNMHRELSSRAFTDALLRLANDRNTHTQVKSKIIEHMKSWSEMFSDDPELGIMSEAYHRVTRSNPNLQPPSAPQKQGLTDLDRQKEEDELQMALKLSLQEEERKKVAAAGPSTQAGPSAQTESPAPPVPAGTTAATVSRVRALFDFVPSEPGELEFKKGDIIAVLESVYKDWWRGSLRGKTGIFPLNYVEKLADPTPDELQREAQMESEVFGEIKNVEKLLTLLSTSNTAPRDEDNEEIGKLYHQTLAIRPKLIKLIEKYSQRKDDFTQLNEKFIKACRDYEALLESSMAHPPQPNYQQYAMRPGPPGQGYPQPGGYPPQGAPPQDPARYYTPGPGDRPQYQASSPPPNFQNQGQNPQAPFYVAGAEVPPGSQHFPPRDEAPAGGKQPAPISTSPAQNYAPYSHPPQGANPYAQGPVGGRPGSTYGAQELATSVYDSPIATNNPASTYPGPAYSPDETADNATAPPGPYTSQQQQQPQYQSYNPHGQAPPAPTGSAPPPPQSVMTPPPLQPGNAAAYDARHGLPSQSGGAGGGQPQYKPYVPPGDGPSAPAPDSYYQSGGVY; encoded by the exons ATGTTTCGAGCCTCAGCTGCAGGCCCTTACGACGATGTCGTCA TCAAGGCGACTGACGAAAGCTTCACCTCTGAGGACTGGGGCGCTATTATCGAGGTCTGCGACAAGGTCTCTGGCGACCAAAACGGCCCTAAGGAGGCCGTCCAGAGCATCATCAGGCGCATCGCGCATCGCAACGCAAATGTCCAGCTTTACACCCTCGAG CTCGCCCATGCGCTTGCGCAAAACTGCGGTAAGAACATGCACCGCGAACTGTCTAGCCGCGCCTTCACCGACgccctcctccgtctcgcCAACGACCGTAACACGCACACACAAGTCAAatccaagatcatcgagcACATGAAGAGCTGGTCCGAAATGTTTAGCGATGACCCCGAACTGGGCATCATGAGTGAGGCCTACCACCGTGTCACACGAAGCAACCCAAACCTCCAGCCCCCGAGTGCGCCCCAAAAGCAGGGTCTCACCGACCTGGATCgccagaaggaggaggatgagctgCAGATGGCACTCAAGCTGAGTCTacaggaggaggagcgcaagaaggttgccgccgccggccCAAGCACACAAGCCGGACCCAGTGCTCAGACAGAGAGTCCCGCCCCTCCCGTGCCCGCCGGCACCACAGCTGCCACCGTTAGCCGAGTGCGTGCCCTCTTCGACTTTGTGCCTTCGGAACCTGGTGAGctcgagttcaagaagggtGATATAATTGCGGTTCTGGAAAGCGTTTACAAGGACTGGTGGAGGGGCTCTCTCAGAGGCAAGACGGGTATCTTCCCACTCAACTATGTTGAAAAGCTGGCCGACCCCACGCCGGACGAGTTGCAGCGCGAGGCTCAGATGGAATCAGAGGTGTttggcgagatcaagaatgtcgagaagctgctcacTTTGCTGAGCACCTCCAACACGGCACCCAGAGATGAGGATAATGAGGAGATTGGC AAGCTATATCACCAGACTCTCGCTATTCGGCCAAAGCTTATCAAGCTGATCGAGAAGTACTCGCAGAGGAAGG ATGACTTCACACAACTGAACGAGAAGTTTATCAAGGCGTGCCGAGATTATGAGGCTCTGCTCGAGTCTTCCAtggctcatcctcctcagcctaACTATCAGCAGTATGCCATGCGGCCAGGTCCACCAGGTCAAGGCTATCCCCAGCCCGGCGgatatcctcctcaaggagcGCCTCCACAGGACCCAGCACGATACTATACTCCCGGACCAGGAG ACCGCCCTCAGTATCAggcttcatctcctccacccAACTTCCAAAACCAGGGCCAGAACCCCCAAGCACCCTTCTATGTAGCTGGAGCTGAAGTCCCTCCTGGCTCGCAGCACTTCCCCCCTAGAGACGAGGCTCCCGCTGGCGGCAAACAGCCTGCTCCCATCAGCACCTCTCCCGCCCAGAACTACGCTCCCTactctcatcctccccaaGGCGCCAACCCCTATGCTCAAGGCCCCGTAGGTGGTCGACCAGGCAGCACGTATGGAGCTCAGGAGTTGGCAACATCAGTTTACGACTCACCTATTGCAACCAACAACCCAGCCTCGACATACCCGGGCCCTGCATACTCGCCTGATGAGACAGCCGACAATGCTACAGCACCACCAGGCCCCTATACCtcccagcaacagcagcaacctcaGTACCAAAGCTACAACCCTCATGGCCAAGCACCCCCTGCTCCCACCGGTtctgcccctcccccgcctcAGAGCGTCATgacgcctcctcctctgcaacCCGGAAACGCTGCTGCTTACGATGCCCGCCATGGTCTCCCTAGCCAGAgtggtggtgctggcggCGGTCAGCCTCAGTACAAGCCCTATGTTCCGCCTGGTGATGGACCCTCTGCCCCAGCACCGGACAGCTATTACCAGAGCGGTGGTGTGTACTAG